A DNA window from Doryrhamphus excisus isolate RoL2022-K1 chromosome 2, RoL_Dexc_1.0, whole genome shotgun sequence contains the following coding sequences:
- the enc1 gene encoding ectoderm-neural cortex protein 1, translated as MKMSVCVHENRKSRASTGSMNIYLFHKSSYADSVLMHLNSLRQQRLFTDVLLHAGSRSFPCHRAVLAACSRYFEAMFSGGLRESQASEVDFHDSIHPEVLELLLDYAYSSRVVINEENAESLLEAGDMLEFQDIRDACAEFLERNLHPSNCLGMLLLSDAHQCTKLSELSWSMCLNNFPAICKTEDFLQLPKDMVVQLLSHEELETEDERLVYEAALNWINYDLERRHCDLPELLRTVRLALLPAIFLMENVSTEELINAQAKSKELVDEAIRCKLKILQNDGVVNSQCARPRKTSHALFLLGGQTFMCDKLYLVDQKAKEIIPKADIPSPRKEFSACAIGCKVYITGGRGSENGVSKDVWVYDTVHEEWSKAAPMLIARFGHGSAELKHCLYVVGGHTAATGCLPASPSVSLKQVEQFDPVANKWTMVAPLREGVSNAAVVSVKLKLFAFGGTSVTHDKLPKVQCYDPQENRWTVPASCPQPWRYTAAAVLGNQIFVMGGDTEFSACSAYKFSSENYQWTKVGDVTAKRMSCQAVASGNKLYVVGGYFGTQRCKTLDCYDPTLDAWNSITTVPYSLIPTAFVSTWKHLPA; from the coding sequence ATGaaaatgtctgtgtgtgtccacGAGAACCGGAAATCGCGGGCCAGCACCGGCTCCATGAACATCTACCTGTTCCACAAGTCCTCCTATGCTGACAGTGTCCTCATGCACCTCAACTCTCTGCGGCAGCAACGGCTCTTCACCGATGTGTTGCTTCACGCCGGCAGCCGCTCCTTCCCGTGCCACCGTGCCGTGCTGGCAGCTTGCAGCCGCTACTTTGAGGCCATGTTCAGCGGCGGGCTGAGGGAAAGCCAAGCCAGCGAGGTTGACTTCCATGACTCCATCCACCCAGAGGTCCTGGAGCTCCTGCTGGATTACGCGTACTCCTCACGGGTGGTCATCAATGAGGAGAATGCAGAGTCGCTCCTGGAAGCCGGGGACATGCTGGAGTTCCAGGACATCCGAGATGCCTGTGCGGAATTCCTGGAGAGGAACCTTCACCCATCCAACTGCCTTGGCATGTTGCTGCTTTCAGACGCCCATCAGTGTACCAAGCTGTCCGAGCTCTCCTGGAGCATGTGCCTCAACAACTTCCCCGCCATTTGCAAGACGGAAGACTTCCTGCAACTGCCCAAAGACATGGTGGTCCAGCTTTTATCGCACGAGGAGCTGGAGACTGAAGATGAGCGGCTCGTTTACGAGGCTGCTCTGAACTGGATCAACTACGACTTGGAGAGACGGCACTGCGACCTTCCTGAACTCCTCAGAACGGTCCGCCTGGCCCTTCTGCCCGCCATCTTTCTGATGGAGAACGTCTCGACTGAAGAACTGATCAATGCCCAGGCCAAGAGCAAGGAGCTGGTGGATGAGGCCATCCGCTGCAAGCTGAAGATCCTGCAGAACGACGGCGTGGTCAATAGTCAGTGTGCTCGACCTCGGAAAACCAGCCATGCGCTCTTTCTGCTGGGGGGGCAGACCTTCATGTGTGACAAGCTGTACCTGGTGGACCAGAAGGCCAAAGAGATCATTCCTAAAGCAGACATCCCGAGCCCGAGAAAGGAATTCAGTGCCTGTGCCATCGGTTGTAAGGTGTACATCACGGGGGGGCGGGGCTCTGAGAACGGTGTGTCCAAAGACGTGTGGGTCTACGATACGGTCCATGAAGAATGGTCCAAAGCGGCACCAATGCTCATCGCAAGATTCGGTCATGGCTCAGCCGAACTGAAGCACTGCCTGTACGTCGTCGGGGGTCACACTGCGGCGACCGGCTGCCTCCCCGCCTCGCCCTCGGTGTCCCTCAAACAAGTGGAACAGTTCGACCCGGTGGCCAACAAGTGGACCATGGTGGCGCCTCTGCGAGAGGGTGTGAGCAATGCGGCGGTGGTCAGCGTGAAACTCAAGCTCTTTGCTTTTGGTGGAACCAGCGTCACCCATGACAAGCTGCCAAAGGTGCAGTGCTACGATCCCCAGGAGAATCGATGGACTGTACCGGCATCCTGTCCACAGCCGTGGCGCTACACCGCCGCTGCCGTGCTAGGGAACCAGATCTTCGTCATGGGCGGCGATACCGAGTTCTCGGCCTGTTCTGCGTACAAGTTCAGCAGTGAGAACTACCAGTGGACTAAAGTGGGCGACGTGACGGCCAAGCGCATGAGCTGCCAGGCCGTGGCGTCCGGGAACAAACTATACGTGGTGGGGGGTTACTTTGGCACTCAGCGTTGTAAAACCTTGGACTGCTACGACCCAACTCTAGACGCTTGGAACAGCATCACCACGGTACCGTACTCTCTCATTCCCACCGCCTTCGTCAGCACCTGGAAGCATCTGCCAGCCTGA
- the hexb gene encoding beta-hexosaminidase subunit beta isoform X1, whose translation MFAAATKVVFLLGVLSSCRGRRGDFIDEGVEEVAQQSSKFGSLWPLPQNVQISEVSFKLARDTFQIFDAKLSSAGPSCSLLQNAYRRYYDYIFGGLKKTWPSKHEWSDPAGLMGLQVLITDPEPGCEQYPSVTADESYQLFVDQPIAVLKAPKVWGALHGLETFSQLVYEDEFGAKNVNMTSISDFPRFAHRGVLLDSSRHFLPVKVILANLETMAMNKFNVFHWHIVDDPSFPYLSRTFPQLSQKGAYHPYTHVYTPADVKMIIEFARLRGIRVIPEFDTPGHTQSWGKGQSDLLTPCFAGSKPSGSFGPVNPILNTTYDFMSRLFQEISIVFPDAYVHLGGDEVDFTCWKSNPDVQRFMEQQGFGQDYGKLESFYIQRLLDIVASTKKGYMIWQEVFDNGVKLKADTLIHVWKGTQQQYQNEMAKVTSSGYQALLSTPWYLNRIAYGQDWQGHYKADPQDFQGTDEQKKLVIGGEACLWGEYVDATNLTPRLWPRASAVAERLWSAKTVTDINDAYSRLSSHRCRMVERGIPAEPLFSSYCPYEYKGI comes from the exons ATGTTCGCGGCTGCGACCAAAGTTGTCTTCCTCCTGGGAGTCTTGTCCTCCTGCCGGGGGCGACGGGGCGACTTCATCGATGAAGGGGTCGAGGAAGTCGCCCAGCAGAGCTCCAAGTTTGGTTCCTTGTGGCCGCTACCGCAGAATGTGCAAATCTCAGAAGTTTCATTCAAGTTGGCCAGGGACACTTTCCAAATATTTGATGCCAAACTGTCGTCCGCAGGGCCCAGTTGTAGTCTCCTTCAGAATGCTTACAGGAG GTACTATGACTACATCTTTGGCGGCCTTAAGAAGACCTGGCCCAGCAAACACGAGTGGTCTGACCCCGCCGGGCTGATGGGACTGCAGGTTTTGATCACAGACCCTGAGCCTGGATGCGAGCAATACCCCAGTGTGACAGCAGACGAGTCCT ATCAGCTGTTTGTGGATCAGCCCATTGCTGTCCTTAAGGCGCCCAAGGTTTGGGGAGCCCTTCATG GCCTGGAAACGTTTAGCCAGTTGGTGTATGAAGATGAATTTGGTGCA aaaaatgtcaatatgACATCCATCAGCGACTTCCCCAGGTTTGCGCATCGAGGCGTCTTGTTGGACAGCTCTCGGCACTTCCTTCCTGTCAAAGTCATTTTGGCCAACCTG GAAACCATGGCAATGAACAAGTTCAACGTCTTCCACTGGCACATCGTCGATGATCCATCCTTCCCGTACCTGAGCCGAACTTTCCCACAGCTCAGCCAGAAG GGAGCGTACCACCCGTACACTCACGTGTACACACCAGCCGACGTGAAGATGATCATCGAGTTTGCTCGTCTCCGAGGCATCCGGGTCATCCCAGAGTTTGACACGCCGGGTCACACACAGTCTTGGGGCAAAG GCCAGTCGGACCTACTGACGCCCTGCTTCGCCGGGTCCAAACCGTCCGGCAGCTTCGGCCCGGTCAACCCCATCCTCAACACCACGTACGATTTCATGAGCCGGCTCTTCCAGGAGATCAGCATCGTCTTCCCCGATGCCTATGTTCACCTGGGAGGCGACGAGGTGGACTTCACCTGCTG GAAGTCCAACCCTGACGTCCAGAGGTTCATGGAGCAGCAAGGTTTCGGTCAAGACTACGGGAAGCTGGAATCCTTTTATATTCAAAG GCTTTTGGACATCGTGGCCTCCACCAAGAAGGGCTACATGATCTGGCAGGAGGTCTTCGACAATGGCGTTAAG ctGAAAGCAGACACACTCATCCATGTGTGGAAAGGGACCCAGCAGCAATACCAGAATGAGATGGCAAAAGTCACGTCATCGGGGTACCAGGCCCTACTCTCCACCCCCTGGTACCTGAACCGTATCGCCTACGGCCAGGACTGGCAGGGCCATTACAAGGCCGACCCCCAGGACTTCCAGG GAACCGATGAACAGAAGAAGCTTGTGATCGGTGGAGAAGCCTGCTTGTGGGGGGAGTATGTGGACGCCACCAACCTCACGCCCAGACTCTG GCCCCGCGCCAGCGCTGTAGCCGAGCGTCTGTGGAGCGCCAAGACCGTGACAGACATCAACGATGCCTACAGCAGACTGTCCTCGCACCGTTGTCGCATGGTCGA GCGCGGCATCCCCGCTGAGCCGCTGTTTTCCAGCTACTGCCCTTACGAGTATAAGGGAATCTGA
- the hexb gene encoding beta-hexosaminidase subunit beta isoform X2, protein MFAAATKVVFLLGVLSSCRGRRGDFIDEGVEEVAQQSSKFGSLWPLPQNVQISEVSFKLARDTFQIFDAKLSSAGPSCSLLQNAYRRYYDYIFGGLKKTWPSKHEWSDPAGLMGLQVLITDPEPGCEQYPSVTADESYQLFVDQPIAVLKAPKVWGALHGLETFSQLVYEDEFGAKNVNMTSISDFPRFAHRGVLLDSSRHFLPVKVILANLETMAMNKFNVFHWHIVDDPSFPYLSRTFPQLSQKGAYHPYTHVYTPADVKMIIEFARLRGIRVIPEFDTPGHTQSWGKGQSDLLTPCFAGSKPSGSFGPVNPILNTTYDFMSRLFQEISIVFPDAYVHLGGDEVDFTCWKSNPDVQRFMEQQGFGQDYGKLESFYIQRLLDIVASTKKGYMIWQEVFDNGVKLNPDTVVHVWMGGGADEEMHNVTAAGYTTILSAPWYLDYISYAQDWQKYYMVEPLNFNGTDEQKKLVIGGEACLWGEYVDATNLTPRLWPRASAVAERLWSAKTVTDINDAYSRLSSHRCRMVERGIPAEPLFSSYCPYEYKGI, encoded by the exons ATGTTCGCGGCTGCGACCAAAGTTGTCTTCCTCCTGGGAGTCTTGTCCTCCTGCCGGGGGCGACGGGGCGACTTCATCGATGAAGGGGTCGAGGAAGTCGCCCAGCAGAGCTCCAAGTTTGGTTCCTTGTGGCCGCTACCGCAGAATGTGCAAATCTCAGAAGTTTCATTCAAGTTGGCCAGGGACACTTTCCAAATATTTGATGCCAAACTGTCGTCCGCAGGGCCCAGTTGTAGTCTCCTTCAGAATGCTTACAGGAG GTACTATGACTACATCTTTGGCGGCCTTAAGAAGACCTGGCCCAGCAAACACGAGTGGTCTGACCCCGCCGGGCTGATGGGACTGCAGGTTTTGATCACAGACCCTGAGCCTGGATGCGAGCAATACCCCAGTGTGACAGCAGACGAGTCCT ATCAGCTGTTTGTGGATCAGCCCATTGCTGTCCTTAAGGCGCCCAAGGTTTGGGGAGCCCTTCATG GCCTGGAAACGTTTAGCCAGTTGGTGTATGAAGATGAATTTGGTGCA aaaaatgtcaatatgACATCCATCAGCGACTTCCCCAGGTTTGCGCATCGAGGCGTCTTGTTGGACAGCTCTCGGCACTTCCTTCCTGTCAAAGTCATTTTGGCCAACCTG GAAACCATGGCAATGAACAAGTTCAACGTCTTCCACTGGCACATCGTCGATGATCCATCCTTCCCGTACCTGAGCCGAACTTTCCCACAGCTCAGCCAGAAG GGAGCGTACCACCCGTACACTCACGTGTACACACCAGCCGACGTGAAGATGATCATCGAGTTTGCTCGTCTCCGAGGCATCCGGGTCATCCCAGAGTTTGACACGCCGGGTCACACACAGTCTTGGGGCAAAG GCCAGTCGGACCTACTGACGCCCTGCTTCGCCGGGTCCAAACCGTCCGGCAGCTTCGGCCCGGTCAACCCCATCCTCAACACCACGTACGATTTCATGAGCCGGCTCTTCCAGGAGATCAGCATCGTCTTCCCCGATGCCTATGTTCACCTGGGAGGCGACGAGGTGGACTTCACCTGCTG GAAGTCCAACCCTGACGTCCAGAGGTTCATGGAGCAGCAAGGTTTCGGTCAAGACTACGGGAAGCTGGAATCCTTTTATATTCAAAG GCTTTTGGACATCGTGGCCTCCACCAAGAAGGGCTACATGATCTGGCAGGAGGTCTTCGACAATGGCGTTAAG CTGAACCCTGACACCGTCGTGCACGTGTGGATGGGTGGCGGGGCCGACGAGGAAATGCACAATGTGACGGCAGCCGGGTACACCACCATCCTCTCTGCCCCCTGGTACCTAGATTACATTAGCTACGCCCAGGACTGGCAGAAGTACTACATGGTCGAACCACTCAACTTCAACG GAACCGATGAACAGAAGAAGCTTGTGATCGGTGGAGAAGCCTGCTTGTGGGGGGAGTATGTGGACGCCACCAACCTCACGCCCAGACTCTG GCCCCGCGCCAGCGCTGTAGCCGAGCGTCTGTGGAGCGCCAAGACCGTGACAGACATCAACGATGCCTACAGCAGACTGTCCTCGCACCGTTGTCGCATGGTCGA GCGCGGCATCCCCGCTGAGCCGCTGTTTTCCAGCTACTGCCCTTACGAGTATAAGGGAATCTGA
- the hexb gene encoding beta-hexosaminidase subunit beta isoform X3, giving the protein MGLQVLITDPEPGCEQYPSVTADESYQLFVDQPIAVLKAPKVWGALHGLETFSQLVYEDEFGAKNVNMTSISDFPRFAHRGVLLDSSRHFLPVKVILANLETMAMNKFNVFHWHIVDDPSFPYLSRTFPQLSQKGAYHPYTHVYTPADVKMIIEFARLRGIRVIPEFDTPGHTQSWGKGQSDLLTPCFAGSKPSGSFGPVNPILNTTYDFMSRLFQEISIVFPDAYVHLGGDEVDFTCWKSNPDVQRFMEQQGFGQDYGKLESFYIQRLLDIVASTKKGYMIWQEVFDNGVKLKADTLIHVWKGTQQQYQNEMAKVTSSGYQALLSTPWYLNRIAYGQDWQGHYKADPQDFQGTDEQKKLVIGGEACLWGEYVDATNLTPRLWPRASAVAERLWSAKTVTDINDAYSRLSSHRCRMVERGIPAEPLFSSYCPYEYKGI; this is encoded by the exons ATGGGACTGCAGGTTTTGATCACAGACCCTGAGCCTGGATGCGAGCAATACCCCAGTGTGACAGCAGACGAGTCCT ATCAGCTGTTTGTGGATCAGCCCATTGCTGTCCTTAAGGCGCCCAAGGTTTGGGGAGCCCTTCATG GCCTGGAAACGTTTAGCCAGTTGGTGTATGAAGATGAATTTGGTGCA aaaaatgtcaatatgACATCCATCAGCGACTTCCCCAGGTTTGCGCATCGAGGCGTCTTGTTGGACAGCTCTCGGCACTTCCTTCCTGTCAAAGTCATTTTGGCCAACCTG GAAACCATGGCAATGAACAAGTTCAACGTCTTCCACTGGCACATCGTCGATGATCCATCCTTCCCGTACCTGAGCCGAACTTTCCCACAGCTCAGCCAGAAG GGAGCGTACCACCCGTACACTCACGTGTACACACCAGCCGACGTGAAGATGATCATCGAGTTTGCTCGTCTCCGAGGCATCCGGGTCATCCCAGAGTTTGACACGCCGGGTCACACACAGTCTTGGGGCAAAG GCCAGTCGGACCTACTGACGCCCTGCTTCGCCGGGTCCAAACCGTCCGGCAGCTTCGGCCCGGTCAACCCCATCCTCAACACCACGTACGATTTCATGAGCCGGCTCTTCCAGGAGATCAGCATCGTCTTCCCCGATGCCTATGTTCACCTGGGAGGCGACGAGGTGGACTTCACCTGCTG GAAGTCCAACCCTGACGTCCAGAGGTTCATGGAGCAGCAAGGTTTCGGTCAAGACTACGGGAAGCTGGAATCCTTTTATATTCAAAG GCTTTTGGACATCGTGGCCTCCACCAAGAAGGGCTACATGATCTGGCAGGAGGTCTTCGACAATGGCGTTAAG ctGAAAGCAGACACACTCATCCATGTGTGGAAAGGGACCCAGCAGCAATACCAGAATGAGATGGCAAAAGTCACGTCATCGGGGTACCAGGCCCTACTCTCCACCCCCTGGTACCTGAACCGTATCGCCTACGGCCAGGACTGGCAGGGCCATTACAAGGCCGACCCCCAGGACTTCCAGG GAACCGATGAACAGAAGAAGCTTGTGATCGGTGGAGAAGCCTGCTTGTGGGGGGAGTATGTGGACGCCACCAACCTCACGCCCAGACTCTG GCCCCGCGCCAGCGCTGTAGCCGAGCGTCTGTGGAGCGCCAAGACCGTGACAGACATCAACGATGCCTACAGCAGACTGTCCTCGCACCGTTGTCGCATGGTCGA GCGCGGCATCCCCGCTGAGCCGCTGTTTTCCAGCTACTGCCCTTACGAGTATAAGGGAATCTGA
- the gfm2 gene encoding ribosome-releasing factor 2, mitochondrial, with protein MFWEISRAVLQYSRRSCCLKRHYSFLPDDVKSLRSVVNPDVSKIRNIGIMAHIDAGKTTTTERMLYYSGYTRALGDVDDGDTVTDFMAQERERGITIQSAAVTFDWKGHRINLIDTPGHMDFTLEVERALRVLDGAVAVFDASAGVEAQTLTVWRQAEKHHVPCVCFLNKMDKPAANLSFSMESIRQKLKANPVLLQIPIGRGKNFSGVVDLLTNQRLTWKMNEREDDGRVFVAKPLSDVKEPELVEEVRQARTALIEQVADLDDDFAELLLTDFGDNFDAVPSIKLQEALRRITLARKGVPVFCGSSLRNKGVQPLLDAIAAFLPAPDERPHDLVRWYKDDLCALAFKVLHDKQRGPLVFLRIYSGTLKAQTALHNINRNSTERMSRLLVPFADQHVEITSMTAGNIALTVGLKQTVTGDTIVSSKASAAAAARRAHNEGKTSKGRGQQTSVVLSGVEVPDPVFFCTIEPPTMAKQADLENALNNLQREDPSLKVRLDPDSGQTILCGMGELHIEIIHDRIRREYGIETHLGPLQVAYRETILHEASASDTLDRTIGERRHVVTVELLVQPGEYSSQVAFAEEAAGTLSDSVREAVENGVHSSYLQGPLLGYPVQGVSTLIQSVNTEPGTSPAMVSACVSRCMLKALRLAGGQLMEPVMSLEVTVEEEYLGTVLGDLAQRRGTVRDIQSRHDNKVLLASVPLAETRGYSTILRTLTSGKATFSLELDTYEAMSTQDQNVLLKRTAGLL; from the exons ATGTTTTGG GAAATATCAAGGGCTGTGCTGCAGTACAGCAGACGGAGCTGCTGTCTAAAAAGGCATTACAGCTTTCTGCCAG atGACGTCAAGTCACTGCGGTCTGTGGTCAACCCTGATGTGTCCAA GATCCGCAACATTGGCATCATGGCCCACATTGACGCGGGCAAGACCACCACCACAGAGAGGATGCTGTATTACTCCGGCTATACCAGAGCACTGGGAG ACGTGGACGATGGAGACACAGTGACCGACTTCATGGCTCAAGAACGCGAGCGTGGAATCACCATCCAGTCTGCGGCGGTTACGTTTGACTGGAAAGGCCACAGAATCAACCTGATAGACACCCCAG GTCACATGGACTTCACTCTGGAGGTAGAGCGGGCTCTTCGTGTTCTTGATGGGGCTGTGGCAGTGTTTGATGCATCTGCAGGTGTTGAG GCCCAGACTTTGACTGTGTGGAGGCAAGCAGAGAAGCATCatgttccgtgtgtgtgtttcctcaaTAAGATGGACAAACCTGCAGCCAA CCTGAGCTTTTCCATGGAGAGCATCAGACAGAAACTGAAAGCCAATCCAGTCCTCCTTCAG ATTCCAATTGGCAGAGGCAAGAATTTTTCCGGTGTGGTTGACTTGTTGACCAATCAGAGGCTGACGTGGAAGATGAACGAGCGGGAAGATGACGGACGCGTTTTTGTCGCCAAGCCTCTCAGTGACGTGAAGGAACCGGAGCTCGTGGAGGAAGTCCGCCAGGCCAGGACAGCTTTAATTGAGCAG GTCGCAGATCTGGATGATGATTTTGCAGAGCTGCTGCTGACGGACTTCGGTGACAACTTTGATGCGGTTCCTTCAATAAAA CTCCAAGAGGCACTGCGGCGGATCACTTTGGCCCGTAAAGGAGTCCCGGTGTTCTGTGGCAGCTCTTTGCGCAACAAAGGGGTTCAGCCCCTCCTGGACGCCATCGCTGCCTTCCTGCCCGCCCCCGACGAGAGGCCCCACGACCTTGT GCGCTGGTACAAGGACGACTTGTGCGCTCTGGCCTTCAAGGTTCTCCACGACAAGCAGCGCGGCCCTCTGGTCTTCCTGCGCATCTACTCGGGCACGCTGAAAGCACAAACGGCGCTCCACAACATCAACAGGAACAGCAC CGAGAGGATGAGCAGACTTCTGGTGCCCTTTGCTGACCAACACGTAGAGATCACCTCCATGACGGCAGGAAACATTGCCCTGACTGTTGGGCTGAAGCAG ACCGTAACAGGAGACACCATCGTCTCATCGAAAGCATCTGCTGCAGCCGCCGCCCGTCGGGCGCATAATGAGGGCAAAACAAGCAAGGGGCGTGGCCAACAAACCAGTGTGGTCCTTTCAGGGGTGGAAGTCCCCGATCCGGTCTTCTTCTGCACCATTGAACCGCCCACCATGGCCAAACAGGCCG ATCTTGAGAATGCACTGAACAACCTCCAGAGAGAAGACCCCAGTCTCAAAGTCAGACTCGACCCGGATTCTGGACAG ACTATCTTGTGCGGAATGGGAGAGCTGCACATCGAGATAATCCACGATCGCATCAGACGGGAGTACGGCATCGAGACTCACCTGGGCCCTCTCCAGGTCGCATACAGGGAGACGATTCTCCATGAAGCTTCTGCTTCAG ACACACTGGACCGCACCATCGGGGAGAGGAGACACGTGGTGACGGTGGAGCTGCTCGTCCAACCAGGTGAATATTCTTCTCAAGTGGCGTTTGCGGAGGAAGCTGCCGGGACATTGTCAGACAGCGTGAGAGAGGCGGTGGAGAACGGAGTGCACAGCTCGTATCTCCAAG GTCCACTGCTGGGCTACCCTGTACAGGGCGTGTCCACCCTGATCCAAAGCGTCAACACAGAACCGGGAACGTCTCCAGCCATGGTCTCTGCCTGCGTGTCCCGTTGCATGCTAAAG GCTCTGAGGCTCGCTGGAGGACAGCTGATGGAGCCTGTCATGTCCTTGGAGGTGACAGTGGAGGAGGAATATCTCGGCACCGTGTTGGGCGATCTTGCCCAGAGACGAGGGACGGTCAGGGATATCCAGAGTCGTCATGACAACAAGGTGCTGCTGGCCAGCGTGCCTTTGGCAGAAACTCGG GGCTATTCCACCATCCTGCGAACGCTGACCTCGGGGAAGGCCACCTTCTCCTTGGAACTGGACACCTACGAGGCCATGAGCACACAGGACCAGAACGTACTCCTAAAACGCACGGCTGGTTTGCTGTAA
- the nsa2 gene encoding ribosome biogenesis protein NSA2 homolog: MPQNEHIELHRKRHGYRLDHHEKKRKKEGREAHERSYKARKMIGLKAKLYHKQRHAEKIQMKKTIKMHEQRKTKQKNDDKTPQGAVPAYLLDREGQSRAKVLSNMIKQKRKEKAGKWEVPLPKVRAQGETEVLKVIRTGKRQKKAWKRMVTKVCFVGDGFTRKPPKYERFIRPMGLRFKKAHVTHPELKATFCLPILGVKKNPSSPLYTSLGVITKGTVIEVNVSELGLVTQGGKVVWGKYAQVTNNPENDGCINAVLLV; this comes from the exons ATG CCTCAGAACGAGCACATTGAGCTGCACCGCAAGCGGCATGGCTACCGCCTGGACCACCacgagaagaagaggaagaaggaggGCCGCGAAGCCCACGAGCGCTCGTACAAAGCCAGGAAGATGATCGGCCTCAAGGCCAAACTGTACCACAAGCAGAGGCACGCTGAGAAGATCCAGATGAAGAAGAC CATCAAAATGCACGAGCAAAGGAAGACCAAGCAGAAGAACGACGACAAGACACCACAGGGAGCCGTGCCGGCCTACCTGCTGGACCGAGAGGGTCAGTCCAGAGCCAAAGTCCTCTCCAACATGATCAAGCAGAAGAGGAAAGAGAAGGCG GGCAAATGGGAAGTGCCGCTGCCAAAGGTGCGAGCACAAGGAGAGACTGAAGTGCTCAAAGTCATCCGCACAGGAAAGAGACAGAAGAAAGCGTGGAAGAGAATGGTGACCAAAGTCTGCTTTGTGGGTGACGGCTTCACCCGGAAACCTCCCAAATATGAGCGCTTTATCCGACCCATG GGCCTGCGCTTCAAGAAGGCTCATGTCACACACCCCGAGCTGAAGGCCACCTTCTGCCTGCCCATCCTGGGAGTGAAAAAGAacccctcctcccccctctACACCTCGCTGGGAGTCATCACCAAGGGGACAGTCATCGAGGTCAACGTCAGCGAGCTGGGCTTGGTCACGCAAGGAGGAAAAGTGGTGTGGG GTAAATACGCTCAGGTGACGAAT